The Lysinibacillus pakistanensis genome includes a window with the following:
- a CDS encoding pyrimidine dimer DNA glycosylase/endonuclease V, whose product MRLWHVDLLKYLPKGQLLSQWRELNSIFAKEDKHILINYIYEYSKNDLYVYTEKVIEEMKKRGYQIRSYEKMNKYFENLESVKHVKPFKNHHDNEYLQICYYNLKEKFIRGQKDFEEEMYNNLCWYVNDILKNSIDGFK is encoded by the coding sequence TTGAGATTATGGCATGTGGATTTATTAAAGTATCTACCAAAAGGACAACTACTTTCACAATGGAGAGAATTAAATAGTATATTTGCCAAAGAAGATAAACATATATTAATTAATTATATATACGAATATTCTAAAAATGATTTGTATGTATATACAGAAAAAGTAATTGAAGAAATGAAAAAACGTGGTTATCAAATTAGATCATATGAAAAAATGAATAAATACTTTGAAAATTTAGAGTCAGTTAAGCATGTTAAACCTTTTAAAAATCATCATGACAATGAATATCTTCAAATTTGCTATTACAATCTAAAGGAAAAATTTATACGGGGTCAAAAAGATTTTGAAGAGGAAATGTATAATAATTTATGTTGGTATGTAAATGACATACTTAAGAACAGTATCGATGGTTTTAAATAG
- a CDS encoding ArsR/SmtB family transcription factor: MDWDKDIIFKALGDSTRRIILDELSDRNELTLYELTARLVMKHNLAISRQAIAKHLNTLEDAGLVISKRKGKYRVLTFNKEPLRNLLKGWLN; this comes from the coding sequence ATGGATTGGGACAAAGATATTATATTCAAAGCGCTTGGTGATTCGACTCGACGGATTATATTAGATGAACTTTCCGACCGCAATGAGTTGACGCTATATGAACTTACTGCACGTCTCGTTATGAAACATAACCTTGCCATTTCACGACAGGCGATTGCTAAACATCTTAATACATTGGAAGATGCAGGGCTTGTAATTTCGAAACGAAAGGGAAAATATAGAGTACTCACGTTTAACAAAGAACCACTAAGAAATTTGTTGAAAGGATGGTTAAATTAA
- a CDS encoding YfbM family protein translates to MGMIGYYIALPEEEIQQLAARTKMLEDMDPYNRENLDIDKSWQALYYLLCEDICDGGPPLGYVVPMDQANYLEFGDIGAFYLTHRQICEAYQAIEAMTRDELLAKYNYNKMLEEDIYPLYSDGEEKDGEAEQFFDYLYSYFKDIRKFFAETISEGKGLVFCIS, encoded by the coding sequence ATGGGGATGATCGGCTATTACATTGCTTTGCCAGAAGAAGAAATCCAGCAGCTTGCGGCCAGAACCAAAATGCTAGAGGACATGGACCCCTATAACAGAGAAAATCTTGATATTGATAAATCATGGCAGGCGCTTTATTACTTACTCTGCGAAGATATTTGCGATGGCGGGCCACCTCTTGGTTATGTCGTTCCAATGGATCAGGCTAACTACTTGGAATTTGGAGATATTGGTGCCTTTTATTTAACTCACCGACAAATTTGTGAAGCCTATCAAGCCATTGAGGCGATGACACGAGATGAGCTTCTAGCTAAATACAACTATAATAAGATGCTTGAGGAGGATATCTATCCTCTCTACAGCGACGGTGAAGAGAAAGATGGAGAAGCAGAACAGTTTTTTGACTATCTATACAGTTATTTTAAAGATATTCGCAAGTTCTTTGCTGAAACCATATCCGAAGGCAAAGGACTAGTATTCTGTATTTCATAA
- a CDS encoding TVP38/TMEM64 family protein has translation MKETTLQIFEHAGFFAILISLSVNIVISIIGVFPSVFITAANLAFFGFYHGLIVSIIGEGLGAVISFVLYRKGLKIWRLKDFQHPVMLKLKHLEGSKAFWIILCLRILPFIPSGAITLGSAFSKVSIGLFAIASTLGKIPSLIMEAGAVFGFMQVDLQWKIVIIVVFVIISIWTGGVRGKKTTDR, from the coding sequence ATGAAAGAAACTACCCTTCAAATATTTGAACATGCAGGTTTTTTTGCAATATTGATTAGCTTATCTGTCAATATTGTTATTAGTATTATTGGTGTATTCCCGAGTGTTTTTATTACAGCAGCTAACCTTGCGTTTTTTGGGTTTTATCACGGGTTAATCGTTTCAATTATAGGTGAGGGATTAGGTGCAGTCATTAGCTTTGTTTTATATAGAAAGGGTCTGAAAATATGGAGATTAAAGGATTTCCAACACCCAGTAATGTTAAAACTAAAGCATCTTGAAGGAAGTAAGGCTTTTTGGATTATTTTATGTTTGAGAATTCTTCCTTTTATTCCTTCTGGTGCTATAACATTAGGCAGTGCTTTTTCCAAAGTCTCGATTGGTTTATTTGCAATCGCTAGTACTCTAGGAAAAATACCTTCACTTATTATGGAAGCTGGTGCAGTCTTTGGTTTTATGCAAGTAGATCTACAATGGAAAATTGTCATTATAGTAGTCTTCGTTATTATCTCAATTTGGACTGGGGGAGTAAGAGGAAAAAAGACAACAGATAGATGA
- a CDS encoding DMT family transporter: MDTKTKINGHFLAVITIFIWGTTFISTKILLDAISPIEILFLRFIIGFLVLLLVYPHWFSVKEKKQELYFAGAGLCGVTLYYLLENIALTYTFASNVGVIISIAPFFTAFLAHLFLNGEKLRLQFLIGFVVALVGIFFISYNGSSNLKLNPLGDILAVLAAAVWAIYSILTKKISEFQYNTIQTTRRIFFYGLIFMIPALFIVGFKPNINQLMQPTNLLNILFLGVGASALCFVTWNSAVKILGAIKTSVYIYMVPVITVITSVLVLNERITGFAMTGIILTLIGLFISESKAMQNKRSD, encoded by the coding sequence ATGGATACAAAAACAAAGATTAACGGACATTTTTTAGCAGTAATCACAATTTTTATTTGGGGTACAACCTTCATATCAACTAAGATCTTATTAGATGCAATTTCACCTATTGAAATCTTATTTTTGAGATTTATCATTGGTTTCCTTGTTCTGCTCCTTGTTTATCCTCACTGGTTTAGTGTGAAAGAAAAAAAACAGGAACTATATTTTGCAGGAGCAGGGTTATGTGGTGTTACATTATATTATTTACTCGAAAATATAGCACTAACTTATACCTTTGCATCCAATGTAGGTGTCATTATTTCAATAGCACCTTTTTTTACTGCTTTCCTTGCACATTTATTTTTGAATGGTGAGAAATTAAGATTACAGTTTTTGATTGGTTTTGTAGTTGCACTAGTTGGTATTTTCTTTATTAGCTACAATGGAAGTAGCAACTTAAAACTAAATCCGTTGGGAGATATACTAGCTGTTTTAGCTGCGGCAGTATGGGCTATCTATTCTATACTGACCAAGAAAATTAGTGAGTTTCAGTATAATACGATTCAAACAACACGAAGAATTTTTTTCTATGGGTTAATTTTTATGATACCTGCATTATTTATTGTTGGGTTTAAACCAAATATAAATCAATTGATGCAACCAACTAATCTATTAAATATCCTATTTTTAGGGGTAGGAGCATCCGCACTTTGTTTTGTAACATGGAATTCTGCAGTAAAAATATTGGGTGCAATTAAAACTAGTGTTTATATCTATATGGTTCCCGTAATAACCGTTATTACTTCAGTACTTGTACTGAATGAAAGAATTACAGGATTCGCTATGACTGGAATCATACTTACTCTAATAGGATTATTTATTTCTGAGAGTAAGGCTATGCAAAACAAACGTAGTGATTAG
- a CDS encoding AraC family transcriptional regulator, giving the protein MKQEMRIVKYDAQLKIEAYHFKGIMQKFPNHFHEYYVIGFIESGRRLLSCKSKEYIIEPGDLLLFNPRDNHACEQIDGKTLDYRCINIQPEVMRRAVFAITGEELLPYFTPSVLFHNELVVVLQDLHQMLMQEEGCFRKEEVFYFLLEQLIEEYTKQGISTSISEQNTKITAICEFLEESYMKNITLEDLCNLTGLSKYYLLRSFTKQMGISPYSYLETIRIDKAKKMLEHGVLPIDVAFKTGFTDQSHFSNFFKKFIGLTPKQYMNIFKDVRN; this is encoded by the coding sequence ATGAAGCAGGAAATGAGAATAGTAAAATATGATGCACAATTAAAGATTGAGGCCTATCATTTTAAGGGAATTATGCAAAAATTCCCTAATCATTTTCATGAATATTATGTGATTGGGTTTATAGAAAGTGGTAGACGACTTTTATCCTGCAAATCTAAGGAATATATCATTGAACCGGGAGATTTGTTGTTATTTAATCCCCGTGACAATCATGCTTGCGAGCAAATTGATGGTAAAACATTGGATTATCGCTGTATAAATATCCAACCTGAAGTGATGAGAAGGGCTGTCTTTGCTATTACAGGAGAAGAGCTACTACCATATTTTACTCCCTCAGTACTTTTTCATAATGAATTGGTAGTTGTACTTCAGGATCTACATCAGATGCTTATGCAGGAAGAAGGGTGCTTTAGAAAAGAGGAAGTTTTTTATTTTCTTTTGGAACAGCTAATTGAAGAATATACGAAGCAGGGAATATCAACAAGTATTTCAGAGCAAAACACTAAAATAACAGCAATCTGTGAATTTTTAGAAGAAAGTTACATGAAAAATATTACACTAGAGGACCTATGTAATCTAACAGGATTGAGTAAATACTATTTGCTTCGATCTTTTACCAAGCAAATGGGTATCTCTCCATACAGTTATTTGGAAACTATAAGAATAGATAAGGCTAAAAAGATGCTAGAGCATGGAGTACTACCAATAGACGTGGCATTTAAGACAGGGTTTACTGATCAAAGTCATTTTTCTAACTTTTTCAAGAAGTTTATAGGGCTTACGCCAAAACAGTATATGAATATTTTTAAGGATGTACGGAACTAA
- a CDS encoding VOC family protein: MKIIITSIFVQDQDKALEFYTKTLGFVKKHDVPSGAYRWITLVSPDEEGSIELLLEPNEHPAAKEYQEKLFADGIPVTMFGVTDIDKEYERLVEKGVKFTMKPTKMGEITIAVFDDTCGNLIQIIQQ; encoded by the coding sequence TTGAAAATTATTATTACTAGTATATTCGTCCAAGATCAAGACAAGGCACTAGAATTTTATACAAAAACATTAGGCTTTGTAAAAAAGCATGACGTTCCCAGTGGAGCATACAGATGGATAACGCTTGTTTCTCCTGATGAGGAAGGAAGTATCGAGCTTTTACTTGAACCTAATGAGCACCCTGCTGCGAAAGAGTATCAAGAGAAGCTATTTGCAGATGGTATTCCAGTAACAATGTTTGGTGTTACAGATATCGACAAAGAGTACGAACGATTAGTCGAAAAAGGCGTAAAGTTTACTATGAAACCGACAAAAATGGGGGAAATCACAATAGCTGTCTTTGATGATACATGTGGCAACCTTATTCAGATCATACAGCAGTAA
- a CDS encoding hybrid sensor histidine kinase/response regulator has product MINKFTKSKKLLIIISFIFILLSMRFGWFLYFNAPTNQTAERGIVDLRHITLKEDKVIFLNGEWLFYPSKFIIGDSSANIEPQYIQVPGNWKEQMEPLEGSSIGNASYRLKILLPDQDETIYGIKLEGFESYASIYVNGKLVNSENLANKYPLEKIKKQGPMTVIFSSEAKEIDLIIQISNYDSFNSGGLKDSVYFGLHSAITKGATFSESLQLLVSVIFFLHGFYALSIFFLGRGQYEKELLYFSFLLILNGFIILIDDNVLLNLPIKNALYIKLLIVLLIGLLLLTLTFINELYKIKSTLSNVLYVLFIPIALTILITSALHYTPMKLIVIFYGIFIATQLIVPTISAIVKGNIDGIFILFYLICFISNSIWGTAIKTLVVNIPYYPFDYFISIIVIALLLIRRHINVIRLNNEQYEKLVKLDVQKDIFLANTSHELRNPLHGILNITQSLLERESSQLTKKSKENLELLLQIGNRMAFTLNDLLDINQLEEGQIQLNQKTLNLYSVTSAVIDMIQFIKNTKKLDIISEVSAFFPPVYADESRLVQILFNLLHNAVKFTHEGSITINAIHDDKVATILISDTGIGMSEDEIKRIFLRYERFEKTTVMGIGLGLNIAKQLIELHGGTIAVQSEEDKGTTLSFTIPLAIDSNISIEQEVSATNIYPLTKNSSDITSKLLIDDEQRAVLSSNILIVDDDPINLKVISSVLGELYHIYTVTSGAEALKMIDAGNWDMIISDVMMPKMSGYELCKEIRKRFTIVELPVLLLTARTQPIDVYTGFLAGANDYVSKPTNALELKARVQSLLAQNQAIKEQLRLEAAYLQAQIKPHFLFNTLNTISSLGEINPSRMTDLLIEFGNYLQKSFSSDNIKNLIPIEEEFDLVRSYLFIESERFGDRLEVSWDLDELKGILIPPLSVQTIVENALNHGILKKTEGGIVVISVKNHENYHVVSVEDNGVGMTASQIEEILLRTNKHQHGIGIANTNHRLKRIFGRGIQIESQLNHGTIVSFYIPKRLPNICE; this is encoded by the coding sequence TTGATAAATAAATTTACGAAATCAAAAAAATTACTGATAATTATTAGTTTTATTTTTATCTTACTATCAATGCGCTTTGGATGGTTTCTTTATTTTAATGCACCGACAAATCAAACTGCAGAAAGGGGAATTGTTGATTTACGTCATATAACGTTAAAGGAAGATAAGGTTATTTTTTTAAATGGAGAATGGCTATTTTATCCTTCAAAGTTTATAATTGGCGATTCTAGCGCAAATATTGAACCACAGTACATACAAGTTCCTGGTAATTGGAAAGAACAAATGGAGCCGCTTGAGGGGTCCTCTATAGGTAATGCCTCCTACAGGCTTAAAATTTTGCTTCCTGATCAGGATGAAACTATATATGGAATTAAATTAGAAGGATTTGAGTCGTATGCAAGTATTTATGTGAACGGGAAATTGGTGAATAGTGAAAACCTTGCTAATAAATATCCATTAGAGAAAATAAAAAAACAGGGACCCATGACGGTCATATTTTCCTCTGAGGCAAAAGAAATTGACTTAATTATTCAAATTTCCAATTATGATAGTTTTAATTCGGGAGGTTTGAAAGACTCGGTCTATTTTGGGCTTCATTCTGCAATTACAAAGGGAGCCACCTTCTCCGAATCATTGCAATTACTAGTTAGTGTGATTTTTTTTCTACACGGTTTCTATGCGTTATCGATTTTCTTCCTTGGGAGAGGGCAATATGAAAAGGAATTACTCTATTTTAGTTTTTTACTCATTCTTAATGGATTTATTATTTTAATAGACGATAATGTTCTGTTAAATCTCCCAATAAAGAATGCACTCTACATTAAATTACTGATAGTGTTACTGATCGGATTACTACTCTTAACATTAACATTTATTAATGAACTCTATAAAATTAAGTCTACACTATCAAATGTATTATACGTACTATTCATCCCCATAGCTCTGACAATATTGATAACATCAGCTTTGCACTATACACCTATGAAATTGATTGTAATTTTTTACGGAATTTTTATTGCCACCCAGCTTATTGTGCCTACTATTTCAGCTATTGTAAAAGGAAATATTGATGGAATTTTTATACTTTTTTATTTAATTTGCTTTATATCAAATAGTATATGGGGAACTGCCATTAAAACTCTTGTAGTTAATATACCTTATTATCCATTCGATTATTTCATTTCAATAATTGTTATTGCCCTACTACTGATAAGGCGACATATTAATGTTATTCGATTAAATAATGAGCAATATGAAAAACTAGTTAAGTTGGATGTTCAGAAAGATATATTTCTAGCGAATACATCTCACGAACTACGTAATCCATTGCACGGTATACTAAACATTACACAATCGCTTCTTGAAAGGGAGTCATCGCAATTAACAAAGAAAAGTAAAGAAAATCTTGAATTGCTATTACAAATTGGCAATCGAATGGCATTTACTTTGAATGATTTATTAGATATAAATCAACTAGAAGAAGGACAAATTCAGCTGAATCAAAAAACACTCAACTTATATAGTGTTACATCTGCGGTTATTGATATGATTCAATTTATAAAAAATACAAAAAAATTGGATATCATTTCAGAAGTTTCAGCATTTTTTCCACCAGTTTATGCGGATGAGAGCAGACTTGTCCAAATTCTTTTTAATTTACTTCATAATGCTGTCAAATTTACGCATGAAGGAAGTATTACAATCAATGCCATTCATGATGATAAGGTAGCAACTATATTGATTAGTGATACTGGCATAGGAATGAGTGAGGACGAAATTAAACGCATTTTCCTTCGTTATGAGCGTTTTGAAAAGACTACTGTAATGGGTATCGGACTTGGTCTAAATATAGCCAAACAGTTAATCGAACTTCATGGGGGGACAATTGCAGTACAATCAGAAGAAGACAAAGGGACAACCTTGTCTTTCACGATTCCATTAGCAATCGATTCAAATATATCTATTGAACAGGAGGTTTCAGCAACTAATATCTATCCACTAACTAAAAATTCTTCTGATATCACATCAAAACTATTAATTGATGATGAACAAAGGGCAGTGCTAAGTAGCAATATACTTATTGTTGATGATGATCCGATTAACTTAAAAGTTATTAGTAGTGTACTGGGAGAGCTATATCATATCTATACTGTCACGAGTGGAGCAGAGGCACTGAAAATGATTGACGCTGGAAATTGGGATATGATTATTTCCGATGTTATGATGCCAAAAATGTCAGGCTATGAATTGTGTAAGGAAATCCGCAAGCGCTTTACAATTGTAGAGCTTCCTGTCTTGCTGCTGACTGCAAGAACCCAACCAATAGATGTTTACACGGGATTTCTTGCAGGTGCAAATGATTATGTTTCAAAGCCAACAAATGCCCTTGAACTAAAAGCACGTGTTCAATCGCTGCTTGCACAAAATCAAGCAATTAAAGAGCAATTACGTCTAGAAGCTGCATATTTGCAAGCGCAAATAAAGCCACATTTTCTTTTTAACACGTTAAATACAATCTCTTCTTTAGGTGAAATAAATCCTTCTCGAATGACTGATTTATTGATTGAATTCGGAAATTATTTACAAAAGAGTTTTAGTTCAGACAACATAAAAAACTTAATCCCCATAGAAGAAGAATTCGATCTTGTTCGTTCCTATTTATTTATAGAAAGTGAAAGATTTGGCGACCGACTCGAAGTTTCTTGGGATTTAGATGAACTAAAGGGGATACTTATACCACCTCTTTCTGTTCAAACCATTGTAGAAAATGCTCTAAATCATGGCATTCTCAAAAAAACAGAAGGTGGAATCGTTGTGATTTCCGTAAAAAATCACGAGAATTATCATGTTGTTTCTGTAGAGGATAATGGGGTTGGTATGACAGCTAGTCAGATTGAGGAAATTCTTTTAAGGACTAATAAACATCAGCATGGTATTGGCATAGCCAATACAAACCATCGTCTTAAACGAATTTTCGGAAGAGGAATTCAGATTGAAAGCCAATTAAATCATGGCACAATCGTTTCATTTTACATTCCTAAACGGTTACCAAATATTTGTGAGTAA
- a CDS encoding multicopper oxidase family protein, translated as MNSKILITSLLLGTVIIGGCSAGNSGADEGKTMDHSSMGQKEMSNMEGMDHSSMTQEEMADMENGHASHTIPLLLNNSTGENEVALPPFVEPKDGIVHITAQQGTTEIFNGIETETYGYNGAFLGPIIRLKEGETVTFRTKNDLSKQTTFHWHGVEIPGEGDGGPHQILEPGALKDVKFTVSQEASTLWFHPHPEGATAEQVYKGLAGLIYIEDEKSKKLGLPNEYGENDFPLIFQDRQFTKEKQFDYRSVLNEDGTIGDTLLINGTLNPKLTVGKEKVRLRLLNGSNARNYTFKLNTGNKFQQIATDGGFLNKPISMSEITLSPGERAEIILDFSKFDAKSEMALVNEEDIILLPFTVDEQKKNAREIPKNLNDYTVTDTERNLPVTKKLELFGMGKMVTINDKKFDMNRIDFTQKQGDTEVWEIYNKPDMMGGMTHPFHIHGTQFKIVSMNGKEPPANLQGWKDTVSIEAGQTVKLAVKFNDKGIYMFHCHILEHEENGMMGQVEVN; from the coding sequence ATGAATTCTAAAATTTTGATTACTTCATTACTACTTGGAACTGTTATTATTGGAGGATGCAGTGCAGGTAATTCAGGAGCTGATGAAGGCAAGACTATGGATCATTCCAGTATGGGTCAGAAAGAAATGTCGAACATGGAGGGGATGGATCATTCCAGCATGACTCAGGAGGAAATGGCAGATATGGAGAACGGCCATGCAAGTCATACAATTCCATTATTATTAAATAATTCTACTGGAGAAAATGAAGTAGCGCTGCCTCCATTCGTTGAACCTAAGGATGGAATCGTTCATATTACTGCACAGCAAGGAACCACAGAAATCTTTAATGGTATCGAAACTGAAACATACGGATATAATGGCGCTTTCTTAGGACCTATTATCCGTTTGAAAGAAGGAGAAACTGTAACATTTAGAACTAAAAATGATTTATCTAAACAAACAACATTCCACTGGCATGGCGTAGAAATTCCAGGTGAAGGCGATGGAGGTCCACATCAAATACTGGAACCAGGCGCATTAAAAGATGTGAAATTTACAGTAAGTCAGGAAGCATCAACATTATGGTTCCATCCACATCCAGAGGGTGCTACAGCTGAACAGGTGTACAAGGGTTTAGCTGGTTTAATCTATATTGAAGATGAGAAGTCAAAAAAACTTGGACTACCAAATGAATACGGAGAAAATGATTTTCCTTTAATATTTCAAGATAGACAGTTTACTAAGGAAAAGCAATTTGACTACCGATCAGTTCTTAATGAGGATGGTACTATTGGAGACACATTATTAATTAATGGTACATTAAATCCAAAACTTACAGTTGGAAAAGAAAAAGTGAGACTTCGTTTATTGAACGGATCGAATGCAAGAAATTATACATTTAAATTAAATACAGGAAATAAGTTTCAACAAATAGCTACTGATGGTGGTTTTTTAAATAAACCAATTTCTATGAGTGAAATTACATTATCACCAGGTGAGAGAGCAGAAATTATTCTGGACTTTTCAAAATTTGATGCTAAAAGTGAAATGGCTTTAGTAAATGAAGAAGATATAATTTTATTACCATTCACAGTTGATGAACAAAAGAAGAATGCACGGGAAATCCCAAAAAATTTAAATGATTATACCGTTACAGATACTGAGAGAAACTTACCAGTAACAAAAAAACTTGAACTTTTCGGAATGGGAAAAATGGTAACAATAAATGATAAAAAATTTGATATGAACCGTATTGATTTCACTCAAAAACAAGGTGATACTGAAGTATGGGAAATATACAATAAACCAGATATGATGGGTGGCATGACGCATCCTTTCCACATCCATGGTACGCAATTTAAAATAGTTTCAATGAATGGAAAAGAACCTCCTGCAAACCTACAGGGCTGGAAGGATACAGTTTCAATCGAAGCTGGTCAAACAGTTAAACTAGCAGTAAAGTTTAATGATAAAGGAATTTACATGTTCCACTGTCATATCCTTGAACATGAAGAAAATGGGATGATGGGTCAAGTTGAAGTAAATTAA
- a CDS encoding YqeB family protein yields the protein MNNNHTILNFSKTDKVILWLGFPIIGLVLGWFLPSISKWASTLPWVPFFQGPLNLIASFNGAWVGFITMALGLIVGIALTLLSFHESLEIIIDDEKVILKLRDDETLLNKEDISLVLLDGKQLVLLGNDKKEIFRYKQELNRNAISATFIKHNYFWSDIDPFKEDFKKWVVDCPDLSPAANALLKARKIAIEKGEDEEVFQLAKELWKLRISVKEKDKSQYYR from the coding sequence ATGAACAATAATCATACAATATTAAATTTTTCTAAAACAGATAAAGTTATCCTGTGGCTTGGTTTTCCTATCATCGGTTTAGTGCTAGGTTGGTTTCTTCCAAGTATTTCAAAATGGGCAAGCACTTTGCCGTGGGTGCCTTTCTTTCAGGGACCATTAAACTTAATTGCCTCCTTTAATGGAGCTTGGGTTGGTTTTATCACGATGGCCCTTGGTTTGATTGTGGGAATTGCATTGACTTTATTATCTTTTCATGAGAGCTTAGAAATAATTATAGATGATGAGAAAGTAATTTTAAAACTTAGAGATGATGAAACTCTATTAAATAAGGAAGATATTTCACTTGTATTGTTGGATGGAAAACAGTTAGTTTTGCTTGGCAACGATAAGAAAGAAATTTTCCGATATAAACAAGAGCTAAATAGAAATGCCATTAGTGCTACATTTATAAAACATAATTATTTTTGGAGTGATATCGATCCATTTAAAGAAGATTTTAAAAAATGGGTTGTAGATTGTCCAGATTTATCACCAGCAGCAAATGCTCTATTAAAAGCAAGGAAAATAGCAATTGAAAAAGGTGAGGATGAGGAAGTTTTTCAACTGGCTAAAGAACTTTGGAAGCTAAGAATATCAGTTAAAGAAAAAGATAAAAGTCAATATTATCGATGA
- a CDS encoding serine hydrolase domain-containing protein, producing the protein MSQLPEYAMNSTENEKTSTVDATVCKEVQQFDKQLTSLFDSLKVPGVAVLVITKDKVLYKKEIGYANIEKKIPYTLDTVTNIASISKTFIGGSLAKAQEDGLLSLDEDINDILPFKVVNPYFPNEKITLKNLASHTSGIEDDETKYIHSYSAYGAKIMTLKDFLYSYLNPEGKWYSRDNFSNNKPGASFSYSNIGSALAGYCIEARSKMTYADYVRKNIFEKLSMNNSGWNRSEFKLANIALNYSKLRIDFTNHTEYMAATLEPMPAYELITYPDGGVMTTVNDLSKYLQAIMKRKDTFITAKSIDLMLQKQFNDTNVPPECKETDENIGLFWSYSSEKVWGHTGSDPGVDTSMYVNSNNVGLIAFINTDDSSLEGEKYEELVNLLMNCPIK; encoded by the coding sequence ATGTCTCAACTGCCTGAATATGCTATGAATTCAACTGAAAACGAAAAAACATCAACTGTTGATGCTACTGTATGTAAAGAAGTGCAGCAATTCGACAAACAACTGACATCACTTTTTGATTCGCTTAAAGTTCCAGGCGTAGCTGTACTTGTAATTACCAAGGATAAAGTATTGTATAAGAAAGAAATCGGATATGCCAATATTGAAAAGAAAATTCCTTACACATTGGACACAGTTACTAATATTGCTTCTATAAGTAAAACCTTTATTGGGGGATCATTGGCAAAAGCTCAGGAAGATGGCTTACTTAGCCTGGATGAGGATATCAATGACATACTTCCTTTCAAAGTAGTAAACCCATATTTCCCAAATGAGAAAATTACGTTAAAAAATCTTGCTTCACATACATCCGGAATTGAGGACGACGAAACTAAATATATCCATTCTTACAGTGCTTATGGCGCTAAGATTATGACTTTGAAAGATTTCTTATATAGCTATCTGAATCCTGAGGGTAAATGGTATTCAAGGGACAATTTCTCAAACAATAAACCTGGAGCAAGCTTTTCTTACAGTAATATCGGATCTGCACTTGCTGGATACTGCATCGAAGCAAGAAGCAAGATGACATATGCCGATTATGTGAGAAAAAATATATTTGAAAAGCTATCTATGAACAACAGCGGTTGGAACAGGAGCGAATTCAAACTAGCAAACATAGCATTAAATTATTCTAAACTGAGGATTGATTTTACTAACCATACAGAATACATGGCTGCCACCCTTGAACCAATGCCTGCTTATGAGTTAATTACGTATCCTGACGGCGGGGTTATGACAACGGTTAATGATCTATCAAAATACTTGCAAGCTATTATGAAAAGAAAAGATACATTTATTACTGCGAAAAGCATTGATTTAATGCTGCAAAAACAATTTAACGACACAAATGTTCCTCCAGAATGCAAAGAAACTGATGAAAATATAGGATTATTCTGGAGTTATAGTAGCGAAAAGGTCTGGGGACATACTGGCAGTGATCCTGGAGTAGATACATCTATGTATGTAAATTCAAACAACGTAGGTTTAATAGCTTTTATAAACACTGATGACTCTAGTTTGGAAGGAGAGAAATACGAAGAATTAGTAAACTTGCTGATGAATTGCCCAATTAAGTAG